The window CAGCCGCTCGCGCTCGCGGGTTGCCAGCCCCGATGCAACGATCGCAATCACCGGGATCGGCTGAGCGCCCGGCAACGCGCGTAGCCGATCGATCAACTGTATGGCGTCGCTATCTGGCAATACCATGTCGAGCAGCACCAGCGCCGGCCGGTGCTCGGCCGCCCGCGCCACGGCCGCCGCGCCATCGGCAGCTTCGACCGTACGCCAGCCGGCCCGGTCGAGCGCCTCGCGCATCTGCTGGCACTGGCGCTCGTCGGCGCTGGCGAGCAGCACATAGCGGTCGGCGGTGTCGCAGGCGGCATGCAGGCAGGCCAGCTCGATCAGCCGGTCGGGATCGATCGGCTGGGCCAGTATATCGCACGCATCGAGCATGAAGCCGGTCTGCTGGTCGGCGCCGATTGCCAGCATCAACACGGGGATATGCGCGATCGTGGGGGTCGCTTTGAGCTGCGCCAGCAGATCCCAGCCATCCATTCCACGCAAGGAGGTACCGAGCGTAATCAGCTCTGGTGCGAGCGCATGCACCAGGCCCAGGCCTTCTTCGGCGCTGGCGGCCGTAACGACGTGAACGCCCAGCCCGCCCAGGCAGCGTGGCAGCAGCTCGCGCGTATGCGGGTTGTCGTCGATCACCAGTACTGTGCTGAGCTGATCGGGCAGCATGGCCGGATGCGTGCGCATAGCGCCATCGATCGTGGCGAATGGTGCCGGCACGGCCGCCTCGGCCAGGCTGGTACGTACGGCTACCGGCAGGTGAATACTAAAGGTTGAGCCAACGCCCTCGATGCTCTGTACCGAAATGCTGCCGCCCATCATCTCGCAGAAGCGCCGGCTGAGCGAAAGGCCCAGGCCGGTGCCGCCGTAGTTGCGCGTCGTCGAGGTATTCGCCTGCGTGAATTCTTGAAACAGCAGGTTGAGGTGTTCGGGCGAAATGCCGATACCTGTATCGATAATATCGAAGCAGATCTGCTCCTCGTTGTTAACCAGCTCGCGGCGCACCTGCAGGCTGATCGCGCCATGTTCGGTGAACTTGGCCGCGTTGCTAAGCAGGTTCAACAGCACCTGGCGCACCTTGGTCAGGTCGGCATAGATCACGCCAATATCGGCGGCACATTGCCAGGTCAGCGCATTATCGTTCTTCTCGGCCAGCGGCCGGGCAGTCGTCATCACATCCTGCACGATCTCGGTGACATCGAACCATTCGAGCACGAGCTGCATCTTGCCGGCCTCGATCTTCGAGAGATCGAGGATGTCGCTGATCAGCGCCAGCAGGTGGCTCCCCGCCGTGCGAATTTTTTCGAGGTCGCCATTCAGATCGGTATGCCCGAGGAACTGCGCCTCCTTCTGCAGTAGTTCGCTGTAGCCGATGATCGCCGTGAGCGGCGTGCGCAGCTCGTGGCTCATGTTGGCGAGGAACGCGCTCTTGGCCCGGCTGGCCGACTCGGCAGCCTCTTTGGCCTGGTATAGGGCCGCCTCGGCCTGCTGGCGCTTGGTCTGCGCCTGGTCGAGCGCGCCGAGCATGCTGTTGATCTCGCCGGCCAGGTGCGATAGTTCGTCTCTGCCGCTGACGGTAGCGCGCAGCGATAGGTCGCCGCTCGTGCCGATCCGGCCAACATCATCGCTCAGCCGGGCCAGCCGCGACAGCACCAGCTGCTCGAGCAGGATCAGCGTCACAAGGCCGAACACAAAGCCGACCACCAGCAGCGACACCAGCTGGTAGCGTGTGCTCACCAGGCCCTGCTCGTAGATTGGCCGCGGCAGCGTGACGCGCAGCATGAACGCCGGCTTGCCATAGATGTCGGAGACCTGCGCATACCCGGCCACCACATCATCGCTCAGCAGCTGCACGCTGGTCTCCGCGCCGGCGTTCAGCACCGGCAGCATCCGCGCGAAATCGTCCGGCAATCCGCCCTGGTCAAGCCGCTGGATCGATAGGTCGACGTGCGTGCGCTTCGCGATGCTCTGAACCAGCGCGGTATCCAGGAAGCGGGCCATAACCAGGGTTCCGCGGCTCGGGCCGCTGCCGTCGCTCGTGAGGATGGGCCGCGAGGCCACCATCAATGGCCCCTGGGGCAGCATCACCACGCCGATAATCGCGGCCTTGTCGTCGGTCGAGGGCTTGAGCAGCGTATCGGTGCTTACAAAGTGCTGCTGCAGGCCCACCGGCAACGGCAGGTTACCACCGGTGAGCGGGTCGAAGCCCTTGCTGATCACCAGGTTGCTCGCGGTATCGAGATAGGCCAGCACGCTGAGCCCCAGCCGGGTTGTGGTCGCCTCGCTCACATTCTGAACGATATATTTGTTATCGCGGGTTTGCATGAAGTCGTAGGTCGCATCCCAGGTAGCCCAGTCGTTGGATGTAATATTGATCTTCGAGACCTCGTCGGTGTAGGCATCCAGCACGCGCTGCACATTTTTGGTGGTGTTCTGATCTTCGATCTGCGCGAAGCCGCCCATCACAATGCTGGTTGAGACGATGTAGAGCACGGCTAGTAAGCCGATCAAGATCAGCGAGACGATCGTTAAGGTTTTCTTGCGCAGCGTCATTGAGCTATCCCTTCGATTCGCGGATCTACTGGCACGACATACGTGGTCGACATTTCCTGCGCGATGCTCTACAGGCGCATCTACCCATGTGTCGAGGCAGCCCTGCCAGGCACTGGCGGCCGATGAGATCGTACTGCCGGATTGCTCGATATAACCACTACCAAGCTGATGAATTTCTGAGTAGCTAATTTGCCGAAGTACATTAAATGGTAGCATATCTAGGGGCCAAGAGCAACCACCAATTTGGTGGGTGTCACCTAACCTGGCGCAAGGGCAGCCCGATTGGGCTACGCCGCCGCTTGCGGCGCCATTACCGGCGCTCGATTGCAAGCGGGCCGTCGGCAGCTACGCTACCTACGACACTGCCGGCTGCACGATTGTGCCAGCCTGGCATACAAGCTACTGCGGGCCGATGCGGTTGTGCGGGGTTGCGTCTGGTGGGGGGTGGGTCGAAGGGGGTATTACGTGGCCCAGCCCTGCGCGCGGGCCAGCTCAGTCAGCGACGATGGGCCAGTGGGCAGTGGTAGCCACACCGGCACGTTGCCGCGCCGCTGCGACTCGTAGATCGCCATGATCAGCTCGAGCGAGGCGCGGCCGTCGACGCCGGTCGATGAAAGCGTGGCGCGGCCCTCGAGCGCGTCGAGCAGCTCGCGCGCGGCGGCGGCGAACGGCGCAGGCCCTGGCAGCGCCGGCAGTGGGGCAGCCTCAAGCACCTGCCACTCGAAGTCGGGGGTCTCGGCACGCGCTTGCTCGAACGAAACACGTTTGGCGCGCGCGATCTCGAACTGGTCGATCGCAAGCCGCAACGTGCCGCGCGTGCCCTGGAGATCGATCTCGAAGCGCACGTAGTCGGTCAGCTCATTCACCAGCGCCACGCCGGTCACGCCGCTATGGAAATGCAGCAGCGCGGTGCTCTCATCTTCGACCGGGTAGGCGGTGTGGGTGCGCCGCCGCGCGGTGGCGGCCAGCCACTGCACATCACCCGCATACCAGCGCATCAGGTCGAACAGGTGCGTGGCATCGTGCAGCAGCGGCCCCTCGAATTCCGACTGCCAGGCCGGCGAGGGTTTGCCACCCTGGCAGTAGCCGGTCAGCGAGATCAGCTCGCCGATCGCACCGGCACCGAGCAGCTCGGCAGCGTGGCGAAACACCGGGTACCAGCGGCGCGAGTGGTTGACCGATAGCAGCACGCCGTGCCGCTCGCAGGCGCCGATGATCCGGTCGCAGTCGGCCAGGTCGAGTGCGAGTGGCTTCTCGCAGAAGATCGCCCGTGCGCCGCTCTGCACGGCCGCCTCGACGATCTCGGCATGTGCGCCGGGGTGCGTCGCGACGCAGACGATTTCGGGGCGCTCGCGCTCGAGCATCTGGCGGTAGTCGCTATACAGCGCGTTCACACCAAACCGCCGCCCAAACTCCTCGAGCCGGTCGCGCCGGCGGTTGGCCCCGGCCACCAGCTCGCAGTCGGGTTGAATGGCGAACGCGCCGGCATGCGAAAGCCCACTGGGCGGGTCGGTCTCCCAGAGTGCGCCCACGCGCCCGGTGCCGACGACCGCGACACGATACTTCGGTGCCAACATTGCTCCTTTCTAGCGCGCTGCGCTGAAATCAAGGCCTGGGTCGGGTGGCTTGGCGGGCTACTTCTCAAAGAGCGTGCGCGGGTCGAGCGCATCGCGGATGCCATCGCCGACGAAGTTGACCGCCAGCACAAACATGACCGTCGTGATCGCCGGTGGAATCCACTGCCACGAGGTGCGCTCCATGGTCGAGATCGAGCGCGCGGTGTTGAGCATATTGCCCCAGCTCGGCGTCGGTGGCTGCACGCCCAGGCCCAGGTAGCTCAGGCCGGCCTCGAGCAGCACGGCGGTGGCGACGCCGAAGCTGGCATACACCAGCAGCGGCGCGATTGCGTTGGGCATAATATGCTTGCGCGCAATGTCGAAGTTGGGCATGCCCAGGCAGCGCGCGGCCTCGACATACTCCTTCTCGCGCAGCGACAGAAACTGCGCACGCATGATCCGGCACGGCGTCGTCCAGGTAAGCAGGCCGATCATCACCATGATCTTGAAGATGCCCGGCCCAACGATCGCCACCACACATAAGAGCAAGACAATCACCGGGAAGCTCATGACCATATCGACCACGCGCATGATCACCTGGTCGACCCAGCCGCGGTAAAAGCCGGCCAGCGCGCCCAACGTCGTGCCGATCACAGTCGAGAACAGCACCGCCACCAGCCCGACCGAGAGCGACACGCGGCCACCGACCAGGGTGCGCGCAAATACATCGCGGCCGGTGCGATCAGTGCCAAGCAAGTGCTCAAGCGAGGGTGCTTTGTTCGTATTCTTCAGGTTCGGCTTGATCGCGGCGTCGCGGTCGCCCAGCAGCGCGGCGATCACCAGCACCACGATCACCACCACGCCGAACATAGCCAGGCGGTGGCGCCGGAAGCGCCGCAGAGCCTTGCGCGTGGGCGAGGCCGGCGAGCTGACTGCCGGCAGCTCAATCGCCGGCTGGGTTAGAAGCTCGGTCTGTGCCATAGTTCTGAATCGCTCACTGACATGACTTGCGCAGTCGGCGTCCGTAGCCTTCGGCAGAGCGGTACGTTTCGATTGTGGTGCTCCGCTTTTTGGCACGGAGCACAGAAGATATAGCAATCCTAAATGAGTCATAAAAAGCAGGGGGCCAGGGGGGGCGCAGCCCCCAAAGAAAAATCACCACCCCTTTATGAATCCGATAGGATTGCTATAGTCGGGTACCATGCTGCCGCAGGCTTATACTGATGTTACGCGGCGCGCCGCGTAAGCCCGATCACTCACTGATAGCGAATCCGCGGGTCGGCAAACGCATAGGTAATATCGGTGAGCAAGTTGGCCATCAACACTGCCGTGCCCACCAGCAGGCTGATACCCATGATCAGCGGGTAGTCGCGCCCGGCCACGCCCTCGACCAGCAGCGAGCCCATGCCCGGCCACGAGAACACCGTCTCGGTGATCACCGCACCGCCGACCATCTCGGGCAGCGCCAGGCCGATCACCGTGATGATCGGGATGAGCGCGTTGCGAAACGCATGCACCAGCACGACGTCCCACTCGCGCAGGCCCTTGGCGCGCGCGGTGGTGACGTAGGTGGCGTTGACTACCTCAAGCATCGACGAGCGTGTGTAGCGCATGAGGATCGCGACATAGGCGAACGACAGGATCAGCGCCGGCAGCGCAAGGTGGTGCAAGAAATCGCCGATCGCGAATGGCTGCGAGGGCGTGACCATGCCGCCGATCGGGAATAGCCCGAGCTTGAGGCCGAAGACGTACAGCCCGCCCAGCCCAAGCAGGAACGACGGCGATGAGATGCCCAGAAACGCCAGGGCCGTGAGCGTGAAATCGAGCCGCGAATACTGGCGCAGCGCTGAGATGATCCC of the Candidatus Kouleothrix ribensis genome contains:
- a CDS encoding ABC transporter permease; translation: MAQTELLTQPAIELPAVSSPASPTRKALRRFRRHRLAMFGVVVIVVLVIAALLGDRDAAIKPNLKNTNKAPSLEHLLGTDRTGRDVFARTLVGGRVSLSVGLVAVLFSTVIGTTLGALAGFYRGWVDQVIMRVVDMVMSFPVIVLLLCVVAIVGPGIFKIMVMIGLLTWTTPCRIMRAQFLSLREKEYVEAARCLGMPNFDIARKHIMPNAIAPLLVYASFGVATAVLLEAGLSYLGLGVQPPTPSWGNMLNTARSISTMERTSWQWIPPAITTVMFVLAVNFVGDGIRDALDPRTLFEK
- a CDS encoding response regulator; translation: MTLRKKTLTIVSLILIGLLAVLYIVSTSIVMGGFAQIEDQNTTKNVQRVLDAYTDEVSKINITSNDWATWDATYDFMQTRDNKYIVQNVSEATTTRLGLSVLAYLDTASNLVISKGFDPLTGGNLPLPVGLQQHFVSTDTLLKPSTDDKAAIIGVVMLPQGPLMVASRPILTSDGSGPSRGTLVMARFLDTALVQSIAKRTHVDLSIQRLDQGGLPDDFARMLPVLNAGAETSVQLLSDDVVAGYAQVSDIYGKPAFMLRVTLPRPIYEQGLVSTRYQLVSLLVVGFVFGLVTLILLEQLVLSRLARLSDDVGRIGTSGDLSLRATVSGRDELSHLAGEINSMLGALDQAQTKRQQAEAALYQAKEAAESASRAKSAFLANMSHELRTPLTAIIGYSELLQKEAQFLGHTDLNGDLEKIRTAGSHLLALISDILDLSKIEAGKMQLVLEWFDVTEIVQDVMTTARPLAEKNDNALTWQCAADIGVIYADLTKVRQVLLNLLSNAAKFTEHGAISLQVRRELVNNEEQICFDIIDTGIGISPEHLNLLFQEFTQANTSTTRNYGGTGLGLSLSRRFCEMMGGSISVQSIEGVGSTFSIHLPVAVRTSLAEAAVPAPFATIDGAMRTHPAMLPDQLSTVLVIDDNPHTRELLPRCLGGLGVHVVTAASAEEGLGLVHALAPELITLGTSLRGMDGWDLLAQLKATPTIAHIPVLMLAIGADQQTGFMLDACDILAQPIDPDRLIELACLHAACDTADRYVLLASADERQCQQMREALDRAGWRTVEAADGAAAVARAAEHRPALVLLDMVLPDSDAIQLIDRLRALPGAQPIPVIAIVASGLATRERERLNDSMARIMRNGTYSIDDLLLNVCNMTIACIQHQRNYMPEEAHAYHPAG
- a CDS encoding ABC transporter permease, whose product is MGQYILRRLLINVPVLFGITVLVFLFIALAPGDPVSAYIKPELGDNPALRAAMRKELGLDQPLPIRYIRWLGLAVQGNLGFRAVGGRPVSEVVGSGLKNSVVLMGTALVIGCLVGIPFGIISALRQYSRLDFTLTALAFLGISSPSFLLGLGGLYVFGLKLGLFPIGGMVTPSQPFAIGDFLHHLALPALILSFAYVAILMRYTRSSMLEVVNATYVTTARAKGLREWDVVLVHAFRNALIPIITVIGLALPEMVGGAVITETVFSWPGMGSLLVEGVAGRDYPLIMGISLLVGTAVLMANLLTDITYAFADPRIRYQ
- a CDS encoding Gfo/Idh/MocA family oxidoreductase, yielding MLAPKYRVAVVGTGRVGALWETDPPSGLSHAGAFAIQPDCELVAGANRRRDRLEEFGRRFGVNALYSDYRQMLERERPEIVCVATHPGAHAEIVEAAVQSGARAIFCEKPLALDLADCDRIIGACERHGVLLSVNHSRRWYPVFRHAAELLGAGAIGELISLTGYCQGGKPSPAWQSEFEGPLLHDATHLFDLMRWYAGDVQWLAATARRRTHTAYPVEDESTALLHFHSGVTGVALVNELTDYVRFEIDLQGTRGTLRLAIDQFEIARAKRVSFEQARAETPDFEWQVLEAAPLPALPGPAPFAAAARELLDALEGRATLSSTGVDGRASLELIMAIYESQRRGNVPVWLPLPTGPSSLTELARAQGWAT